One window from the genome of Treponema sp. OMZ 838 encodes:
- a CDS encoding ABC transporter ATP-binding protein: MFDLLKKIYAIAGKQSKRITTMFICDMLKSIFEGFTLGGLGYFLLTLSRAVFQSQPVTRSNIITVFCIMLVSLTGKIIFGYISDRNKNIASYTMGAENRLVIGDKLKNVHMGYFSESKLGDISGALTTVITDVETINMMILEMMFAGGIQTVIMALFVFPYDMTTGCIIFITLVVAIVFNNLFQKKTDAVTTKLTELKLQLHTDVLEYVQGIGVVKAFGRTSEAIKNVTESIKKSKTGFFAVEKTLMPSLLVFSLLLKLGTTAIIVSALYRYSAGAIDVEKTLMLIVASFVVFGGFEIAGTMQRMRGVAVQNLDTLFTVKNIQALPEGSLLPQGNDDITVKNITFGYGGNEQPEEKLFRNVDMSIPKNSVTALVGYSGSGKTSLCQLIARFWDVNSGEIKLGDTNIKDFAYDAFLSNFTFVFQDVYLFEDTIKNNIKFGKPDATDEEVIAAAKAAQCHDFIMELPNGYDTVLQEGGSNLSGGERQRISIARAMLKPSSIVILDEATSSVDPENEEKLMSALDELLKNKTAIIIAHRLSTIKNADQIFVMDKGSIVQHGTHAELVQQDGIYARFVGMRETAAAWKV, translated from the coding sequence ATGTTTGATTTATTGAAGAAGATTTACGCGATTGCGGGGAAGCAATCAAAGCGTATAACAACGATGTTTATTTGCGATATGCTCAAAAGCATATTCGAAGGTTTTACCCTCGGCGGACTTGGATATTTTTTGCTAACGTTGAGCCGTGCGGTGTTTCAATCACAGCCGGTTACACGGAGCAATATTATCACGGTGTTCTGCATTATGCTTGTCAGCCTTACGGGAAAAATTATTTTCGGCTATATTTCCGACCGCAATAAAAATATCGCCTCGTATACGATGGGAGCGGAGAACCGGCTTGTCATCGGAGATAAACTGAAAAACGTACACATGGGATATTTTTCCGAAAGTAAACTCGGCGATATTTCGGGAGCGTTGACAACGGTGATCACCGATGTTGAAACCATCAATATGATGATTCTCGAAATGATGTTTGCAGGCGGTATTCAAACGGTGATCATGGCGCTGTTTGTATTCCCTTATGATATGACGACCGGCTGTATCATCTTTATTACCCTTGTCGTGGCGATTGTATTCAACAATCTATTCCAAAAGAAGACCGATGCGGTAACGACAAAACTGACGGAGCTGAAGCTGCAACTGCATACCGATGTTCTGGAGTATGTGCAGGGAATCGGTGTGGTCAAGGCATTCGGAAGAACAAGCGAAGCGATAAAAAACGTAACGGAGAGTATTAAAAAAAGCAAAACCGGTTTCTTTGCGGTAGAAAAAACGCTCATGCCTTCATTGCTGGTTTTTTCGCTCCTGCTAAAACTGGGGACAACCGCAATTATTGTAAGCGCCTTATATCGGTATTCAGCTGGGGCGATCGATGTGGAAAAAACGCTGATGCTGATTGTTGCGAGCTTTGTGGTATTCGGCGGATTTGAAATAGCCGGTACGATGCAGCGGATGCGCGGTGTTGCGGTACAGAATTTGGATACGCTGTTTACGGTTAAAAATATTCAAGCCTTACCGGAAGGTTCGCTCCTGCCGCAGGGAAATGACGATATCACTGTCAAAAATATTACCTTCGGCTACGGCGGAAATGAGCAGCCGGAAGAAAAACTTTTCCGCAATGTGGATATGAGTATTCCGAAAAACAGCGTAACAGCCTTGGTCGGGTATTCCGGTTCGGGAAAGACCAGTTTGTGTCAGCTGATTGCCCGCTTTTGGGATGTCAATTCAGGGGAAATAAAACTCGGCGATACCAATATAAAAGACTTTGCGTACGATGCGTTTTTATCAAACTTTACGTTTGTATTCCAAGATGTCTATCTCTTTGAAGATACAATAAAAAACAACATCAAATTCGGAAAACCGGATGCAACCGATGAAGAAGTTATTGCAGCAGCAAAAGCAGCGCAGTGTCACGACTTTATTATGGAACTGCCGAACGGTTACGATACCGTACTGCAGGAAGGCGGCAGCAATCTTTCAGGCGGGGAGCGCCAGCGTATTTCCATTGCACGTGCAATGCTCAAGCCGAGTTCCATTGTCATCCTCGACGAAGCGACTTCCAGTGTCGATCCCGAAAATGAAGAAAAACTGATGAGCGCCCTTGATGAATTGCTGAAAAACAAAACCGCAATCATCATCGCACACCGGCTTTCAACTATCAAAAATGCCGATCAAATATTCGTCATGGACAAGGGCAGTATCGTCCAGCACGGCACCCATGCCGAACTCGTGCAGCAAGACGGTATTTATGCACGCTTTGTCGGTATGCGGGAAACCGCTGCTGCATGGAAGGTGTAA
- a CDS encoding ferredoxin reductase encodes MKRGKKMLIIIVSILVAICLISWGVITHLGRSQALSLKSIENFNGDLYLIHLTKPTNMTWKAGSFAQFTLRDIKESNQDTTDAVSGATTSGDKNKQNRYWLTIASNPDENEILILTHNSSSLYKKTLTNLPAGSKVAMSWIDSHLSVTDGEEPLVCFASDVGIAAIRPIIKEWAGKRDIILSHLDKGVTVFDEELSQTAQKYVELNYDKSTSLSQSQETLKNIVDKYGNKAIYLLAGQSDDVEMIKKLLEEQGIDSKQIKVDDFKGLK; translated from the coding sequence ATGAAAAGAGGTAAAAAAATGCTGATAATTATTGTATCTATTCTGGTAGCTATATGCCTTATTTCTTGGGGTGTGATAACCCATCTTGGACGTAGTCAAGCTTTGTCTTTAAAATCCATTGAAAATTTCAATGGTGACCTTTACTTAATACATTTGACGAAACCTACTAATATGACATGGAAAGCCGGTTCTTTTGCTCAGTTTACATTACGCGATATTAAGGAGAGTAATCAAGACACTACAGATGCAGTATCCGGTGCTACAACGAGCGGTGATAAAAACAAGCAAAACCGTTACTGGCTGACAATAGCTTCCAATCCTGATGAGAATGAAATCCTTATTTTGACTCACAATAGTAGTAGTTTATATAAGAAAACTTTGACCAATTTACCAGCAGGAAGTAAGGTTGCGATGAGTTGGATTGACTCTCATTTATCTGTTACAGATGGCGAAGAGCCACTTGTTTGTTTTGCCTCTGATGTAGGTATTGCTGCAATACGACCAATTATCAAAGAGTGGGCTGGCAAACGAGATATTATTCTGAGTCATTTGGATAAGGGTGTAACGGTTTTTGATGAAGAGTTGTCTCAAACGGCTCAAAAATACGTCGAACTGAATTATGACAAAAGCACCAGCCTCTCCCAAAGCCAAGAAACCTTAAAAAATATAGTTGATAAATATGGTAATAAAGCTATCTATCTTTTGGCTGGTCAATCTGATGATGTTGAAATGATAAAAAAGTTACTTGAGGAACAGGGAATTGATAGCAAGCAGATTAAAGTAGATGATTTTAAAGGTTTGAAATAG
- a CDS encoding GNAT family N-acetyltransferase, producing the protein MIRTIQLTDAKAIRDISEFSLGYKTTETVTERQIAKLISDNRHFIRVYEDNETHTVVGFIHAEAYELLFEEAGFNILELAVSSEHQHKGIGKQLLGAVEAEAAARHYRFIRLNSGEHRTEAHAFYEHCGYKCTKLQKRFIKEW; encoded by the coding sequence ATGATACGAACTATACAGCTAACAGATGCAAAGGCTATTCGTGATATCAGCGAATTTTCGCTTGGATATAAAACAACAGAAACGGTAACCGAACGGCAGATTGCAAAACTCATCTCCGATAACCGGCATTTTATACGGGTGTACGAAGATAATGAAACGCACACGGTGGTAGGCTTTATTCATGCCGAAGCGTATGAATTACTGTTTGAAGAAGCGGGGTTCAACATTTTAGAATTGGCAGTCAGTTCCGAACACCAGCACAAAGGTATCGGCAAACAGCTGTTGGGTGCTGTAGAAGCAGAAGCTGCTGCGCGGCACTACCGCTTTATCCGCCTCAACTCCGGTGAGCACCGCACGGAAGCCCATGCGTTTTATGAACACTGTGGCTACAAATGTACCAAGCTGCAAAAACGCTTTATAAAGGAATGGTAA
- a CDS encoding CC/Se motif family (seleno)protein: MVLLILGCIACKREARQDTAQTCTADKRTQTAVWAERPVAHVVIDDKAHAALSKQKATAVYCIAMGASUGGTIVDPTVLVGMPKDLNNYDKFEVNGIDVYISKGTNTLDGIVTITAENAFWQEVFIAKGIAQ, encoded by the coding sequence TTGGTTTTGCTGATATTAGGCTGTATTGCATGTAAACGTGAGGCACGGCAAGATACCGCTCAAACTTGTACGGCGGATAAACGTACACAAACCGCTGTATGGGCCGAAAGGCCTGTTGCGCATGTGGTGATTGACGATAAAGCACATGCAGCGCTGAGTAAGCAAAAAGCGACTGCGGTGTATTGTATCGCGATGGGCGCATCGTGAGGCGGTACTATTGTAGATCCGACCGTGCTTGTCGGAATGCCGAAAGACCTTAATAACTATGATAAATTTGAAGTAAACGGAATCGATGTGTATATCAGCAAAGGGACCAATACGCTTGACGGTATTGTAACGATCACAGCAGAAAATGCATTTTGGCAAGAAGTGTTTATTGCAAAAGGAATAGCACAATAG
- a CDS encoding TetR/AcrR family transcriptional regulator, whose translation MDKKQALKTAAYDVFSKKGYKATAIAEIAEQAGVAVGSFYNYYDSKEAIFLDVYVDENNRVRQAMINELDWQMNDMVGLVSQIFRRSRSYVSSNKILTEWYNPLISDELHKYYSSEEGKVANPFHQFLVETFTNRMVEEGYSQKKIQEILQVYNLFYYMDMHITENDFPGVSKTVEMLATYFIKGILK comes from the coding sequence TTGGATAAAAAACAGGCATTAAAGACCGCAGCCTACGATGTATTCTCTAAAAAAGGATATAAGGCAACAGCAATTGCAGAAATTGCCGAGCAAGCCGGTGTAGCAGTTGGCTCTTTTTATAACTACTATGACAGTAAAGAAGCTATTTTTTTAGATGTTTATGTAGATGAGAATAATCGTGTACGTCAAGCAATGATAAACGAGCTGGATTGGCAAATGAATGATATGGTTGGACTTGTCAGTCAGATTTTCAGACGGTCACGAAGTTATGTTTCTTCCAATAAAATTCTTACGGAATGGTACAATCCTCTTATTTCTGATGAATTGCATAAATATTATTCTTCGGAAGAGGGCAAAGTTGCGAATCCCTTTCATCAGTTTTTAGTGGAGACCTTTACTAATCGTATGGTGGAAGAAGGATATTCTCAGAAAAAAATTCAAGAAATCTTGCAAGTTTATAATCTGTTCTACTATATGGATATGCACATCACAGAAAATGATTTTCCGGGAGTCAGTAAAACTGTTGAAATGCTTGCGACTTACTTCATTAAAGGCATTCTTAAATAA
- a CDS encoding GTP pyrophosphokinase family protein, with protein sequence MTSVTVKELLNSDKPEELLEAAYPFAHLMMQYRCAMREVQTKLEVLNTELSMDQDRNPFESITCRIKKPISILGKLKKMGLDVSLENIERHLHDVAGIRVICTFQKDIYILADKLCAQDDIKLLARKDYIKNPKPNGYRSLHLIVEIPVFFAEGKKYMQVEVQFRTIAMDFWASVEHKIYYKKEIDRNTAQITEKLRLCAENINLIATELEDISREIEIQEEQDRPLA encoded by the coding sequence TTGACAAGTGTTACAGTTAAAGAATTGTTGAATAGCGACAAACCCGAAGAGCTATTGGAAGCGGCATACCCGTTTGCCCATCTGATGATGCAGTATCGCTGTGCTATGCGAGAGGTTCAAACAAAACTGGAAGTCCTTAATACTGAGCTGTCGATGGATCAAGACCGTAATCCTTTTGAATCCATCACCTGTAGAATCAAAAAACCGATCAGTATTCTCGGCAAATTAAAAAAGATGGGACTGGATGTATCGCTCGAAAATATCGAACGTCATTTACATGATGTGGCGGGCATTCGGGTTATCTGCACGTTTCAAAAGGACATCTATATCCTTGCCGATAAATTATGTGCACAAGATGATATAAAACTGCTTGCCCGCAAAGATTACATTAAAAATCCAAAACCGAACGGGTACCGCAGCCTGCATCTGATTGTCGAAATTCCCGTTTTCTTCGCAGAAGGGAAAAAGTATATGCAGGTAGAAGTACAATTCCGTACAATCGCGATGGACTTTTGGGCAAGTGTCGAGCATAAGATATATTATAAAAAAGAGATCGACCGTAACACCGCTCAAATTACGGAAAAGCTCCGGCTCTGTGCGGAAAACATCAACCTGATTGCAACGGAATTGGAAGATATCAGCAGAGAAATAGAAATACAAGAAGAACAGGATCGTCCGCTAGCCTAA
- a CDS encoding ABC transporter ATP-binding protein, with translation MSVILEVDGLKKSYFTKPVLNGISLAIEEGSILGLLGPNGSGKTTFLKIIAGLLHATSGDVRVCGQPIGLETKRMVSFLPDRNCLYPRMTALDVIQFYQDFFDDFDRNKALELLEFMELEQKQTIKTMSKGMIEKMNLTLTFSRTAKLFVLDEPLGGTDPVARERIIKTIIKTWTENSAIIISTHLVTDVEHVFTDVAFLRKGTIAMQGNAEQLREAHQKSMYQLYLEIFG, from the coding sequence ATGAGTGTTATTTTAGAGGTAGACGGGCTAAAGAAATCCTATTTTACCAAACCTGTCTTGAATGGTATTTCTTTGGCGATAGAAGAAGGTTCGATACTCGGGTTGCTTGGTCCGAACGGTTCGGGTAAAACTACTTTTTTGAAGATTATTGCAGGATTGCTTCATGCAACCTCCGGCGATGTTCGGGTGTGCGGTCAACCGATTGGGCTTGAAACAAAGCGTATGGTTTCGTTTTTACCCGACCGGAATTGCTTGTATCCGCGGATGACTGCACTCGATGTTATTCAGTTTTATCAGGATTTTTTTGATGACTTTGACCGGAATAAAGCCTTGGAATTGCTTGAATTCATGGAACTCGAGCAAAAGCAAACGATTAAAACAATGTCGAAAGGTATGATCGAAAAGATGAATTTAACGCTCACTTTTTCGCGGACGGCAAAGCTGTTCGTGCTTGATGAGCCCTTAGGAGGCACCGATCCTGTTGCCCGTGAAAGGATTATCAAAACGATCATTAAAACATGGACGGAAAACAGTGCAATTATCATCAGTACCCATCTGGTTACGGATGTTGAGCATGTGTTTACCGATGTCGCTTTTTTGCGCAAAGGAACAATTGCCATGCAAGGCAATGCGGAACAACTAAGGGAAGCGCATCAAAAATCGATGTATCAGTTGTATCTCGAAATTTTCGGCTAA
- a CDS encoding Got1/Sft2-like family vesicle transport protein — MSNVYKTRPHRVLVNLVFGAGAALFVTFIASIWLKSSVLLLLIALATFAGYVWLVIIGNMIVIETDGDTLTIKKGNKIDTYSISATAIRAKTVSSGGDTECSLYLTRQGENEELIDCELIGITQFIKLLDDLGINRDSVTKLSTDNTDEPAKLTTVKEKTHGHHHE; from the coding sequence ATGAGCAATGTCTATAAGACACGCCCGCACAGAGTACTTGTGAATCTTGTTTTTGGTGCGGGAGCCGCTCTCTTTGTGACTTTTATTGCATCAATTTGGCTTAAAAGTTCCGTATTATTGCTATTGATAGCTTTAGCAACTTTCGCCGGCTATGTTTGGTTGGTAATTATCGGTAATATGATTGTTATAGAAACCGACGGCGATACATTGACAATAAAAAAGGGTAATAAAATCGATACCTATTCGATTTCCGCTACAGCGATACGGGCAAAAACCGTTAGTTCCGGCGGGGATACGGAATGCTCGCTCTATCTTACCCGGCAGGGAGAAAATGAAGAACTGATTGACTGCGAATTAATCGGTATTACGCAGTTTATAAAGTTATTGGATGATTTGGGAATCAATAGAGATTCCGTAACCAAACTCAGCACGGACAATACTGATGAACCGGCTAAATTGACAACCGTAAAGGAGAAAACACATGGACACCATCATGAGTAA
- a CDS encoding flavin reductase, with translation MEFRKKGYKPFDIFDSEWAAVTVGNREKFNACLVSWGSLGNIWGAPGKSKATVTLYIHPSRYTAEFIDDSEYFTVSFFDPKYKKALAYLGSHSGRNENKIENAGLMAIPIGKTMGFKEAKQTFLCKKLCKQQFDKESFVQEIRDYYESYPDIYTDGHGGWEPHFILIGEIEQIIE, from the coding sequence ATGGAATTTAGAAAAAAAGGGTACAAACCGTTTGATATTTTTGACAGTGAATGGGCGGCAGTAACGGTAGGAAACAGGGAAAAGTTCAATGCCTGCCTTGTGTCATGGGGCAGCCTTGGAAATATCTGGGGAGCACCGGGAAAAAGTAAGGCGACTGTAACCCTATATATACACCCGTCAAGATATACAGCTGAGTTTATTGATGATAGTGAATACTTTACTGTAAGCTTTTTTGATCCGAAATATAAAAAGGCACTTGCATACCTTGGAAGTCATTCAGGAAGAAATGAAAATAAAATAGAAAATGCCGGACTTATGGCAATTCCTATAGGTAAGACCATGGGATTTAAAGAGGCAAAGCAGACTTTTTTATGTAAAAAGCTTTGTAAGCAACAGTTTGACAAGGAGAGTTTTGTACAGGAAATAAGGGATTACTATGAATCGTATCCGGATATCTATACTGATGGACATGGTGGCTGGGAACCTCATTTTATTCTTATAGGTGAGATAGAACAGATTATAGAGTAA
- a CDS encoding CDP-alcohol phosphatidyltransferase family protein — protein MYTTGKKYAAFVLINCLTLSRIPLSVFAYMEITAGTIRGIYYLCLFLGIAVSDFLDGKCARAFHVQSGIGAIADVICDFFYIMTSTYALYRLGCLPIWVLILITVKLFEFILTSLLIKRVQYRSHIFMFDRIGRYTAIGFYILPTVIVLCSIYLMPFFFIIRYVFCVSLLIFSLVSTYLRCTVLVKTNRIHPAK, from the coding sequence ATGTACACTACCGGAAAAAAATATGCAGCGTTTGTGCTGATTAATTGTTTAACATTATCCAGAATACCGTTATCCGTCTTTGCTTATATGGAAATAACAGCGGGAACTATCCGCGGTATTTATTATCTCTGCTTATTCTTGGGTATTGCCGTAAGTGATTTTTTGGACGGAAAATGTGCCCGTGCATTTCATGTTCAAAGCGGCATTGGTGCAATAGCAGATGTCATCTGTGACTTCTTCTATATTATGACTTCAACTTACGCACTGTACCGCTTAGGCTGTTTACCTATTTGGGTGCTGATTCTTATTACCGTAAAACTTTTTGAATTTATCTTGACCTCTCTACTGATAAAACGCGTACAGTACCGGTCTCATATTTTTATGTTTGACCGTATTGGTCGGTATACGGCTATAGGATTTTATATTTTACCTACGGTGATTGTGCTCTGTAGTATATATTTGATGCCGTTCTTTTTTATCATCCGCTATGTTTTTTGTGTAAGCCTATTAATTTTCTCTTTGGTCTCGACTTATCTGAGATGTACCGTACTCGTAAAAACAAATCGAATTCATCCGGCAAAATAA
- a CDS encoding ABC transporter ATP-binding protein yields MDILKKHIGAIIFSVVVAIIGVACSIVPYFAVASIVTQLINGATDYRIFLPYAGLIFAGFAGAIIGHSVSTIGSHNLAFSIIEDTRKRVVEKLSRLSMGTIEEKSSGKWSQFVVETVDKMEKPIAHVIPEVLANVIIPIVIVVIIFILNWKIALANLVTLPLGMLFSMLMMKDYEAKSKRYIEASKKMNAAAVEYIQGIKVIKAFNKSASSYDKFQKAVEDNRDSMLDWYLSVCFAMTAAMEVLPSTLLVVLPVGLYLFMTGGITLPVLIMCVLLSYASYKPLLKAMAYMDTMANVRVVFGEIQSVLDLPELVRQDTAPAPHGFDVRFENVVFGYGGALCETAGAAAKDPAAGSAVNGAAAKDSTKVFDGLNFTAKEGELTAIVGSSGSGKSTIAKLLAGFWNIDSGHITIGGADIGSMSLERNMQLVTYVSQENFLFNKTIRENLKMAKEDATDAEIEAACTKASIHDFIKSLPDGYDTNAGNAGSKFSGGERQRLTIARALLKDSPIVVLDEATAYSDPENEAIIQQSIDNLVKNKTVIMIAHRLSTIVNADKIIVLDKGKIAAEGTHTELLQRSPLYQKMWQSHISSRDN; encoded by the coding sequence ATGGATATTTTAAAAAAGCATATCGGCGCAATCATCTTTTCGGTGGTTGTCGCAATTATCGGTGTTGCGTGCAGCATTGTGCCCTACTTTGCTGTTGCATCTATTGTGACACAGCTGATAAACGGCGCAACGGATTACCGCATTTTCTTACCGTATGCAGGACTTATTTTTGCAGGCTTTGCCGGGGCGATTATCGGACATTCGGTATCTACCATTGGTTCGCACAATCTGGCATTCAGCATTATTGAAGATACGCGGAAGCGGGTGGTGGAAAAATTAAGCCGTCTTTCGATGGGTACGATAGAAGAAAAAAGCAGCGGCAAGTGGTCTCAGTTTGTGGTAGAAACGGTGGATAAAATGGAAAAGCCGATTGCGCACGTTATCCCCGAAGTACTTGCCAACGTTATCATTCCGATTGTTATTGTCGTTATCATTTTTATACTGAACTGGAAGATCGCTCTTGCAAACCTCGTAACGCTGCCGCTCGGTATGCTCTTTTCGATGCTGATGATGAAAGACTATGAAGCAAAATCGAAACGGTACATCGAAGCATCGAAAAAAATGAATGCCGCTGCGGTCGAATATATTCAAGGGATAAAAGTGATCAAGGCGTTTAACAAATCGGCATCATCGTATGATAAATTCCAAAAAGCGGTGGAGGATAACCGGGACTCAATGCTCGACTGGTATTTGAGCGTGTGTTTTGCGATGACCGCTGCGATGGAAGTGCTGCCGTCTACGCTCCTTGTCGTACTGCCGGTCGGCTTGTATCTGTTTATGACCGGCGGCATTACACTGCCGGTGCTGATTATGTGCGTGCTGCTTTCTTATGCGTCATATAAACCGCTCCTTAAAGCAATGGCGTACATGGACACAATGGCGAATGTGCGTGTTGTGTTCGGTGAGATACAGTCGGTACTCGATTTACCGGAGCTGGTTCGGCAAGACACCGCCCCTGCACCGCACGGCTTTGATGTGCGCTTTGAAAATGTGGTATTCGGCTACGGCGGAGCGCTGTGCGAAACAGCCGGTGCCGCTGCCAAGGATCCTGCGGCAGGCAGCGCGGTAAACGGTGCAGCTGCCAAAGACAGCACAAAGGTGTTCGATGGATTGAACTTTACCGCCAAAGAAGGCGAGCTGACCGCGATTGTCGGCTCTTCCGGCAGCGGTAAGTCTACCATTGCAAAACTGCTGGCAGGCTTTTGGAATATCGACAGCGGACACATCACCATCGGCGGCGCTGATATCGGGAGTATGAGCTTGGAACGGAATATGCAGCTGGTTACCTACGTGTCGCAGGAAAACTTTTTGTTCAATAAGACCATTCGGGAAAACCTCAAGATGGCAAAAGAAGATGCAACCGATGCGGAAATCGAAGCCGCCTGTACAAAAGCCAGCATTCACGACTTTATCAAAAGCCTGCCCGACGGGTATGACACCAATGCGGGAAACGCAGGCAGCAAGTTTTCAGGCGGCGAGCGGCAGCGGCTCACCATTGCCCGTGCCTTACTAAAAGACAGTCCCATTGTGGTACTCGACGAGGCAACCGCCTACTCCGACCCGGAAAACGAAGCCATTATCCAGCAGTCCATCGATAACCTCGTAAAAAATAAGACCGTTATTATGATTGCGCACCGGCTTTCCACGATTGTCAATGCCGATAAAATCATCGTACTGGATAAAGGAAAAATCGCCGCTGAGGGAACGCATACCGAGCTGTTGCAACGTTCACCGCTCTATCAAAAAATGTGGCAGTCTCATATCAGCAGCAGGGATAATTAA
- a CDS encoding dicarboxylate/amino acid:cation symporter, which translates to MMRKNALRLYLDSNLLKRILAALILGAITGIILGFFPHAVQPYVTYTKFFGDVFIRLLKMIVVPVVLFSIICGSASIEPAKLGRIGVKIIIYYLLTSALAVFVGLVFANLLRPGFGFSVVGSAAAKAKISEAPAMNQILLKMIPTNPMEALAQGDMLPIILFAMLFGFAVSFVRGSKDELLRKSGDTVFYGCNGAAEAMYKIVGGIMQYAPIGVFVLISIVFAQQGPQAIGPLLMVTLCAYLGFVVQTIVVYGAILTASKVSPITFFKKIHEIMITAFVTRSSSGTLPVTMRVAEENLEIPRSISSFTLPLGATINMNGTAIYLGVCAMFIGYAIGSPLSISQQVTVVLTATLAAVGTAGVPGSGAIMLLMVLDSCGLKLTEGSAVAAAYAMILGIDALLDMGRTCINVTGDVVGTLIVSKQEEKYQAVNQTDV; encoded by the coding sequence ATGATGAGAAAAAATGCATTAAGGTTGTATCTGGATTCCAATCTTTTAAAGCGAATTCTTGCTGCTCTTATACTCGGTGCAATTACCGGTATTATTCTCGGCTTCTTTCCCCATGCGGTGCAGCCTTACGTTACCTATACGAAGTTTTTCGGTGATGTATTTATCCGGCTGCTGAAAATGATTGTCGTACCGGTTGTCCTGTTTTCGATTATCTGCGGTTCGGCCAGTATCGAACCGGCAAAATTGGGACGGATCGGTGTTAAAATCATTATCTACTATTTATTGACGAGTGCGCTTGCCGTATTCGTCGGGCTTGTATTTGCTAATCTACTGCGCCCCGGCTTCGGGTTTTCGGTTGTCGGTTCGGCAGCTGCAAAGGCGAAGATCAGCGAAGCGCCTGCAATGAATCAAATTCTCTTAAAAATGATCCCGACTAATCCGATGGAGGCATTGGCTCAAGGGGATATGCTGCCCATCATATTATTTGCAATGCTGTTCGGTTTTGCCGTTTCTTTTGTCCGTGGTTCCAAAGACGAGTTACTCCGTAAAAGCGGTGATACGGTGTTTTACGGTTGTAACGGGGCGGCTGAGGCAATGTATAAAATCGTCGGCGGAATTATGCAATATGCACCGATTGGTGTATTCGTTTTAATTTCCATTGTATTTGCCCAGCAAGGACCGCAGGCGATAGGACCTCTTTTAATGGTTACTCTCTGTGCCTATCTCGGCTTTGTAGTACAGACGATTGTGGTGTACGGCGCTATTCTTACCGCATCGAAGGTTTCTCCGATAACCTTTTTTAAAAAGATTCACGAGATTATGATTACCGCTTTTGTAACCCGTTCGTCATCAGGAACGTTGCCGGTTACCATGCGCGTGGCGGAAGAAAATTTGGAGATTCCGCGCAGTATTTCTTCATTTACACTGCCGCTTGGTGCAACAATAAATATGAATGGAACCGCTATCTACCTCGGTGTTTGCGCGATGTTTATCGGCTATGCAATCGGCTCTCCGCTGAGTATTTCACAGCAGGTTACCGTTGTGCTTACGGCAACATTGGCAGCGGTCGGTACTGCGGGTGTTCCGGGGTCGGGAGCTATTATGCTGCTAATGGTACTCGACTCTTGCGGTTTAAAACTCACTGAAGGTTCTGCCGTAGCGGCAGCCTATGCGATGATTCTTGGAATCGATGCATTGCTTGATATGGGAAGAACCTGCATCAATGTAACAGGCGATGTTGTCGGAACGCTTATTGTTTCCAAACAGGAAGAAAAGTATCAAGCGGTCAATCAAACGGATGTCTAA